From Pseudomonas vanderleydeniana, the proteins below share one genomic window:
- a CDS encoding pilus assembly protein, translating to MPSTRPRESWLRRCLGGVTGAVLGLYLAVPAFAFTPADAPLLSAAAVAPNVMLLVDDSGSMNSIIWATDFDPGASWGSVANCNSDFLCLGAQTLDAADTNIFVGNLYRGGCSLSGNWYGFYRGLLQAPVCLRLPDPVGGGNTRYSTAYLAYLLRKANGVNTDFTTGTLVPNDYRINVAREVSKTLVTQNRSLRIGLATFNPPSYYDPGPGGYIVRSVADLSPVSGSVTQTQANTNYNSLISSINGLSAIANTPLAETYYEITRYFRGMAPYYNTSPSTYTSPIQYRCQKNYGVVITDGLPTYDRTFPSNDPLAQGASKLPNWDGKNNDGNNPTGGDNEGDSLYLDDIAKFAYDIDMRSSGTDAAGKSWDNADFPKQNMSTYTVGFTAANQMLSDAASYGQGKYYQAIDSAGLNTALSAAFSDITSKAGSGGGGSAISGTASTSASYFQTGYDPLDWRGTIRSYGFNTNGTVNTAALNWSTDNTIRPSSTAPLYQSWNTTSNAVVALAFNNFSTTQRTALNQNLPTGIVGNDLVEWSKGTGKTGLKTRTVLLGDIINSPLVVALPTEQTASDLVGDSSYSTYLNTKASGMNSSLVVNGNDGFMSVINASTGARVYAYMPSSVLPSLHFIADPAYINGTSHKFLNDGQVGVYDAQFNNSAWKTVALGGVGAGGKAFFAVQLFDATLGNVYNALWELRAPDAADTSNPLNDIGYAYAKPEVARLPDGRWAAFIANGYGSNSGVAALYIVDIRDGSLIRKIVVDSTETTNGLSSVKLKVNAQNVVQAAYGGDLKGRMWKFDLSSTTINSWGLAFAGSPLFTAPGGTTQPITAQPLLIDHPLNGKMVFFGTGKFNETSDKLSKDLQAFYGVWDADGGAGRITVSSLVAQSITGVFTSNGVQFITTSENPVVYPAQSGWYLPLIYNNVATGERVIYPARTTLGRIIFTTAAVDTTDPCASFGTGRVVELDAFTGKMLSYAVLDTNGDGVVDSNDLRSSGFNFSAIPNLTGIMGGTGTQTKIFSDSSGGTTSMAEKGGGGSRRIMWRQIQ from the coding sequence ATGCCAAGTACTAGGCCACGCGAAAGTTGGCTCCGCCGTTGCCTGGGCGGCGTGACCGGGGCAGTGCTCGGACTGTATCTCGCGGTACCGGCCTTCGCCTTCACGCCTGCGGACGCGCCCCTCTTGAGCGCGGCGGCCGTCGCCCCCAATGTCATGCTGCTGGTCGACGATTCCGGCAGCATGAACAGTATCATCTGGGCCACCGACTTCGACCCCGGCGCGAGCTGGGGGAGTGTCGCGAACTGCAACTCGGACTTTCTCTGCCTGGGGGCGCAAACGCTGGATGCAGCCGATACCAACATCTTCGTCGGCAATCTCTATCGTGGTGGCTGCTCACTGAGTGGCAACTGGTATGGTTTCTACAGGGGGCTTCTCCAGGCACCTGTCTGCCTGCGCCTGCCTGATCCGGTGGGGGGCGGCAACACCCGTTATTCGACGGCCTACCTGGCCTATCTGCTGAGAAAGGCCAACGGGGTGAACACCGACTTCACCACGGGTACGCTGGTTCCCAACGACTATCGCATCAACGTTGCGCGGGAAGTCTCCAAGACGCTGGTGACGCAGAACCGCTCGCTACGTATAGGCCTGGCGACTTTCAATCCGCCGTCCTACTACGATCCCGGTCCTGGTGGCTATATTGTCCGTTCGGTCGCCGACCTGTCGCCGGTCAGCGGTTCCGTGACCCAGACCCAGGCGAACACCAACTACAACTCACTGATCAGTTCCATCAATGGCCTGAGTGCCATTGCCAACACGCCATTGGCGGAAACCTACTACGAGATCACCCGCTACTTTCGAGGCATGGCGCCTTACTACAATACCTCGCCGAGCACCTACACCAGCCCCATCCAGTACCGCTGCCAGAAGAACTATGGCGTGGTCATAACCGACGGGTTGCCGACCTACGATCGAACGTTCCCGTCGAACGACCCCCTGGCCCAGGGGGCCAGCAAGCTGCCCAACTGGGATGGAAAAAACAATGACGGGAACAACCCCACCGGAGGGGACAACGAGGGCGATAGCCTTTACCTCGACGATATCGCCAAGTTCGCCTACGACATTGACATGCGTTCATCCGGAACCGACGCGGCGGGCAAGAGTTGGGACAACGCCGATTTTCCGAAACAGAACATGAGTACCTACACGGTTGGATTCACGGCGGCCAACCAGATGCTCTCCGATGCCGCCAGCTATGGGCAGGGCAAGTACTACCAGGCGATCGACAGCGCCGGATTGAACACGGCACTCTCCGCCGCTTTCAGTGACATCACCTCCAAGGCGGGCTCCGGGGGTGGTGGTTCGGCCATCTCGGGCACCGCGTCCACGAGCGCCAGCTACTTCCAGACCGGCTACGACCCGCTGGATTGGCGCGGTACGATCAGGTCTTACGGTTTCAATACCAACGGCACGGTCAATACCGCCGCGTTGAACTGGAGCACCGACAACACCATCAGGCCCAGCTCGACCGCGCCCCTCTATCAATCATGGAATACCACGAGCAATGCGGTGGTCGCTCTGGCGTTCAACAACTTCTCCACGACACAACGGACCGCGCTCAACCAGAACCTGCCCACCGGGATCGTCGGCAACGACCTTGTCGAGTGGAGCAAGGGCACCGGCAAGACCGGGCTGAAAACGCGTACAGTGCTGCTCGGCGACATCATCAACTCGCCGTTGGTGGTGGCCTTGCCGACGGAGCAGACGGCTTCCGACCTGGTGGGCGATAGCAGTTACAGCACCTACCTGAACACCAAGGCCTCCGGGATGAACAGCAGCCTGGTGGTCAACGGCAACGACGGTTTCATGAGTGTGATCAATGCGAGCACCGGTGCGCGGGTCTATGCCTACATGCCCAGTAGCGTGCTGCCGTCGTTGCACTTCATTGCCGATCCGGCCTATATCAACGGCACCAGCCACAAGTTCCTCAACGATGGCCAGGTTGGTGTATACGATGCTCAGTTCAACAACAGCGCCTGGAAAACCGTGGCACTGGGCGGAGTAGGGGCAGGCGGCAAGGCATTCTTTGCCGTCCAGCTTTTCGATGCCACGCTGGGGAACGTCTATAACGCCCTCTGGGAACTGAGGGCTCCCGACGCCGCCGATACCAGCAATCCGTTGAACGATATCGGCTACGCCTACGCCAAGCCCGAGGTTGCGCGGCTGCCCGATGGTCGCTGGGCGGCATTCATCGCCAATGGCTACGGCAGCAACTCCGGAGTGGCGGCGCTGTACATCGTCGATATCCGGGACGGTTCGCTGATCAGGAAGATCGTGGTCGACAGTACCGAAACCACCAATGGCCTGTCTTCGGTCAAGCTGAAAGTGAATGCCCAGAACGTGGTACAGGCGGCCTATGGCGGCGACCTCAAGGGGCGGATGTGGAAGTTCGACCTGAGCTCCACCACCATCAACAGCTGGGGGCTGGCCTTTGCGGGGTCGCCCCTGTTCACCGCTCCCGGTGGTACCACCCAGCCCATCACTGCGCAGCCGTTGCTGATCGATCATCCGCTCAACGGCAAGATGGTGTTTTTCGGTACCGGGAAATTCAACGAGACTTCAGACAAGTTGAGCAAGGATCTGCAGGCTTTCTACGGGGTATGGGATGCCGATGGCGGGGCAGGCAGGATCACCGTCAGCAGCCTGGTGGCGCAGTCGATCACTGGCGTGTTCACTTCCAATGGTGTCCAGTTCATCACCACCAGCGAAAACCCGGTGGTGTACCCGGCACAAAGCGGTTGGTACCTGCCCTTGATCTACAACAATGTCGCCACGGGGGAGCGGGTGATCTACCCGGCGCGCACGACCCTGGGGCGGATCATTTTCACCACCGCCGCGGTCGATACCACCGACCCCTGTGCCAGCTTCGGTACCGGTCGGGTGGTCGAGCTGGACGCGTTCACCGGGAAAATGCTCAGTTATGCCGTGCTCGACACCAACGGCGATGGTGTTGTCGACAGCAATGACCTGCGTTCGAGTGGTTTCAACTTCTCTGCCATCCCGAATCTGACCGGTATCATGGGGGGGACGGGCACCCAGACTAAAATTTTCAGTGACTCCAGCGGTGGCACCACGTCCATGGCCGAAAAGGGCGGTGGTGGCAGCCGGCGGATCATGTGGCGACAAATCCAATAG
- the thiO gene encoding glycine oxidase ThiO — protein sequence MSRQQQVIIVGGGVIGLLTAFNLAAHVERVTLIDRAGLGRESSWAGGGIVSPLYPWRYSAAVTALAHWSQDFYPQLGERLFASTGVDPEVHVTGLYWLDLDDEAQALAWAQREQRPLSRVDISAVRDAVPVMGDGYSRAIHMAHVANVRNPRLVKSLKAALQALPNVTIHEQCEVGDFIREGAKVVGVHTSAGELRADQVVLAAGAWSGELLKSLALELPVEPVKGQMILYKCAADFLPSMILAKGRYAIPRRDGHILIGSTLEHEGFDKTPTLPALDSLKASAVELIPALAGVEPVAHWAGLRPGSPEGIPFIGPVPGFEGLWLNCGHYRNGLVLAPASCQLFADLLLGREPIIDPAPYAPAGRLQ from the coding sequence ATGAGCAGGCAGCAACAAGTGATAATCGTGGGGGGCGGCGTGATTGGCTTGTTGACCGCCTTCAATCTGGCGGCGCATGTCGAGCGAGTGACCCTGATCGATCGTGCAGGCCTGGGCCGGGAGTCCTCCTGGGCCGGGGGCGGGATCGTCTCGCCGCTGTATCCATGGCGCTACAGTGCCGCCGTCACGGCGCTGGCGCACTGGTCGCAGGATTTTTATCCACAGCTGGGCGAGCGCCTGTTCGCCAGCACCGGTGTCGACCCGGAAGTCCATGTCACCGGCCTTTACTGGCTGGATCTCGATGACGAGGCTCAAGCCCTGGCGTGGGCCCAGCGCGAGCAGCGCCCGCTGAGCCGCGTGGACATCTCGGCAGTTCGTGATGCGGTCCCGGTAATGGGCGATGGCTACTCCCGGGCGATCCACATGGCGCATGTCGCCAACGTGCGTAACCCGAGGCTGGTGAAGTCGCTCAAGGCGGCCCTGCAGGCGCTGCCCAATGTCACGATCCACGAGCAGTGCGAAGTTGGCGACTTCATTCGCGAGGGGGCGAAAGTGGTCGGTGTACACACATCGGCGGGTGAGCTGCGCGCCGATCAGGTCGTGCTGGCCGCCGGTGCCTGGAGTGGCGAGCTGCTGAAGAGCCTCGCGCTGGAACTGCCGGTCGAACCGGTCAAGGGCCAGATGATCCTCTACAAGTGTGCGGCCGACTTCCTGCCGAGCATGATCCTGGCCAAGGGCCGTTACGCGATCCCGCGGCGCGACGGGCATATCCTGATTGGCAGTACCCTGGAACACGAAGGTTTCGACAAGACGCCGACCCTGCCTGCACTGGACAGCCTCAAGGCGTCGGCGGTGGAGTTGATTCCGGCGCTGGCGGGTGTCGAGCCGGTCGCCCACTGGGCCGGGTTGCGCCCAGGTTCGCCGGAGGGGATTCCCTTCATCGGGCCGGTTCCGGGGTTCGAGGGGCTTTGGCTCAACTGTGGTCACTATCGCAATGGCTTGGTGCTTGCGCCAGCGTCCTGCCAGCTGTTTGCCGACCTGTTGCTGGGACGTGAGCCGATCATCGATCCGGCGCCTTACGCGCCTGCCGGACGCCTTCAGTAG
- a CDS encoding type IV pilin protein: MKQVAKGFTLIELMIVVAIVGILAAVAYPSYIEYSKRTHRTEIAGLLSEQAQNLERYYSRNGFYSNASVSTGNAYYSIAATLNAQDFTLAATAAAGSMMVGDKCGGFTITQTGARSNPGASSGVTTKDCWGR, encoded by the coding sequence ATGAAGCAGGTAGCCAAAGGCTTCACCTTGATCGAACTCATGATTGTCGTGGCCATTGTCGGTATTCTTGCGGCGGTGGCGTATCCCAGTTATATCGAGTACTCGAAGCGTACCCACCGCACGGAGATTGCCGGATTGCTTTCGGAGCAGGCGCAGAATCTGGAGCGTTACTATTCGAGGAACGGCTTTTACTCCAATGCCAGTGTCTCCACCGGGAACGCTTACTACTCCATCGCCGCTACCTTGAACGCTCAGGATTTCACCCTGGCGGCGACGGCGGCGGCGGGCTCGATGATGGTGGGCGACAAGTGTGGGGGGTTCACCATTACCCAGACGGGTGCACGCAGCAACCCGGGCGCCAGCTCAGGTGTGACGACAAAGGACTGTTGGGGGCGCTGA
- a CDS encoding sigma-54-dependent transcriptional regulator produces MSPRQKILIVDDEPDIRELLEITLGRMKLDTQSARNVGEARDKLARDDFDLCLTDMRLPDGTGLELVQHIQQRHPQVPVAMITAYGSLDTAINALKSGAFDFLTKPVDLARLRELVASALRLPVAGQKPATIDTRLLGDSLPMRALRKQVDKLARSQAPVYISGESGSGKELVARLIHEQGPRAERPFVPVNCGAIPSELMESEFFGHRKGSFSGAVEDKPGLFQAANGGTLFLDEVADLPLAMQVKLLRAIQEKAVRSVGGQQEEVVDVRILCATHKDLNAEVSAERFRQDLYYRLNVIELRVPALRERRDDIEPLATHVLKRLAASSGQPAARLHPQALDTLKGYRFPGNVRELENMLERAYTLCENDQIEASDLRLAETPCKTAEAGEPSLAQIDNLEDYLESIERKLILQALEETRWNRTAAAQRLSLSFRSMRYRLKKLGLD; encoded by the coding sequence CGTCGATGATGAACCGGATATCCGCGAACTCCTGGAAATAACTCTAGGCCGGATGAAACTCGATACCCAGAGCGCCCGCAATGTCGGTGAAGCCCGCGACAAGCTCGCCCGGGACGACTTCGACCTGTGCCTGACGGACATGCGCCTGCCGGACGGCACCGGCCTGGAACTGGTCCAGCACATCCAACAGCGCCATCCCCAGGTGCCAGTGGCGATGATCACGGCCTACGGCAGCCTCGATACCGCGATCAACGCACTCAAGTCAGGCGCCTTCGACTTTCTCACCAAACCGGTGGATCTGGCCCGCTTGCGCGAACTGGTCGCCAGCGCCCTGCGGCTGCCAGTGGCCGGACAGAAACCGGCGACCATCGACACGCGCCTGCTCGGCGACTCACTGCCGATGCGCGCGCTGCGCAAGCAGGTCGACAAGCTGGCCCGCAGCCAGGCACCGGTGTACATCAGCGGCGAGTCGGGGAGTGGCAAGGAACTGGTGGCACGCCTGATCCACGAGCAGGGCCCGCGTGCCGAGCGGCCGTTCGTGCCGGTCAACTGCGGCGCGATCCCCTCGGAACTGATGGAGAGCGAGTTTTTCGGCCACCGCAAGGGCAGCTTCAGTGGCGCGGTCGAGGACAAGCCCGGACTGTTCCAGGCCGCCAACGGCGGTACCCTGTTTCTCGACGAAGTGGCCGATCTGCCGCTGGCCATGCAGGTCAAGCTGCTGCGGGCGATCCAGGAAAAGGCCGTGCGCAGCGTGGGCGGGCAACAGGAGGAAGTGGTGGACGTGCGCATCCTCTGCGCCACCCACAAGGACCTCAACGCCGAAGTCAGTGCCGAACGCTTTCGCCAGGATCTGTATTACCGGCTGAATGTCATCGAACTGCGCGTGCCGGCCTTGCGTGAGCGCCGGGATGATATCGAGCCGCTGGCAACCCATGTGCTCAAGCGCCTGGCGGCCAGCAGCGGACAACCCGCGGCCAGGCTGCACCCACAGGCCCTGGACACCCTCAAGGGCTACCGCTTTCCCGGAAACGTGCGGGAACTGGAGAACATGCTCGAGCGGGCCTATACCCTGTGTGAAAACGACCAGATCGAAGCCAGTGACCTGCGCCTGGCAGAAACGCCATGCAAGACGGCCGAAGCAGGTGAACCGAGCCTGGCGCAGATCGACAACCTGGAGGACTACCTGGAGAGCATCGAGCGCAAGCTGATCCTCCAGGCCCTGGAGGAGACACGCTGGAACCGTACGGCGGCGGCCCAGCGGCTGAGCCTGTCATTCCGCTCGATGCGCTATCGCCTGAAGAAGCTGGGGCTGGACTGA